One genomic segment of Sminthopsis crassicaudata isolate SCR6 chromosome 4, ASM4859323v1, whole genome shotgun sequence includes these proteins:
- the ZNF692 gene encoding zinc finger protein 692 isoform X6 has protein sequence MAASLGSQRQKRRELDARRSKCRIRLGGHMEQWCLLKKQLGFSLHSQLAKFLLDRYNSPGCVLCAGPEPSPPDGLQYLVFLSHAHSRECSLVPGLRGSGSTDGGLVWECSAGHTFSWDPSSAPAPPGSSLNIQSSALRNLWTKSGSWQEHEAQVIEHYDGTQESGMPRGVAPLPETSLPHGEDEEAAEETVDDEDDNLSDASPWTYSPSPDCSELGTSSPLLPYLPPLKEEQEITPPLPSSPATVDSSETGTFHPEEDRVQPELDKIHQKGQESKTQSSRRQRQGPSPMPLDEDIAQIGPKRIRKTAKRELLPCDFPGCGKIFSNRQYLNHHKKYQHIHQKSFSCPEPSCGKSFNFKKHLKEHVKLHSDTRDYICEFCARSFRTSSNLIIHRRIHTGEKPLQCEICGFTCRQKASLNWHRRKHEEAAAAFQYPCREGLIQFDFYYIHCYLYYRKMR, from the exons ATGGCTGCTTCCTTGGGTTCCCAGAGGCAGAAACGAAGGGAACTGGATGCCCGCCGAAGTAAATGCAGAATCAGGCTAGGTGGCCACATGGAACAATGGTGTCTTCTCAAGAAGCAGCTTGGTTTCTCCCTGCACTCTCAGCTTGCCAAGTTCCTGCTTGATAG GTACAATTCTCCAGGCTGTGTGCTCTGTGCAG GCCCTGAGCCATCTCCCCCAGATGGTCTCCAGTATCTGGTATTCTTGTCCCATGCCCATAGCCGTGAATGCAGCCTGGTACCAGGACTTCGGGGATCAGGAAGCACAGATGGGGGGCTTGTATGGGAGTGTTCAGCTGGTCATACCTTTTCCTGGGATCCCTCCTCTGCGCCTGCACCCCCAGGATCCAGTCTTAACATCCAAAGCTCGGCCCTAAGGAACTTGTGGACCAAGTCAGGGAGCTGGCAAGAACATGAAG CCCAGGTAATTGAGCACTATGATGGGACCCAAGAATCTGGGATGCCCAG GGGGGTGGCACCCCTTCCTGAGACTTCTCTGCCCCATGGAGAAGATGAGGAAGCAGCAGAGGAAACAGtggatgatgaagatgataacCTCAGTGATGCCAGCCCTTGGACGTACAGCCCCTCTCCAGATTG TAGTGAACTAGGTACCTCTAGTCCTCTTCTACCTTACCTTCCTCCactcaaagaagaacaagaaataacACCTCCACTCCCAAGCTCTCCTGCCACTGTCGATTCATCAGAAACTGGAACATTCCATCCTGAAGAAGACAGAGTACAGCCTGAGCTAGACAAAATACACCAGAAGGGCCAAGAGAGCAAGACCCAATCCAG CAGAAGGCAACGACAAGGACCTTCTCCCATGCCTCTGGATGAAGACATAGCACAGATTGGTCCCAAGAGGATCAG AAAGACTGCTAAAAGAGAGCTCCTTCCTTGTGATTTTCCTGGCTGTGGGAAGATCTTCTCCAACCGGCAATACCTGAAT cACCATAAAAAGTACCAGCATATCCACCAGAAATCCTTCTCATGTCCAGAGCCAAGCTGTGGAAAGTCCTTCAATTTTAAGAAGCATCTGAAGGAACATGTGAAACTGCATAGTG atactAGAGACTACATTTGTGAATTCTGTGCCCGCTCCTTTAGAACCAGCAGCAACCTCATCATCCACCGCCGTATCCATACTGGGGAAAAACCATTACA gtgtGAGATTTGTGGCTTTACCTGCCGCCAGAAAGCCTCTCTAAATTGGCATCGACGCAAGCATGAGGAGGCAGCAGCAGCTTTCCAATATCCCT GTAGAGAGGGGTTAATTCAATTTGACTTCTACTACATCCACTGCTACCTATACTACAGAAAGATGAGATAA
- the ZNF692 gene encoding zinc finger protein 692 isoform X3, with translation MAASLGSQRQKRRELDARRSKCRIRLGGHMEQWCLLKKQLGFSLHSQLAKFLLDRYNSPGCVLCAGPEPSPPDGLQYLVFLSHAHSRECSLVPGLRGSGSTDGGLVWECSAGHTFSWDPSSAPAPPGSSLNIQSSALRNLWTKSGSWQEHEAQVIEHYDGTQESGMPRGVAPLPETSLPHGEDEEAAEETVDDEDDNLSDASPWTYSPSPDCELGTSSPLLPYLPPLKEEQEITPPLPSSPATVDSSETGTFHPEEDRVQPELDKIHQKGQESKTQSSRRQRQGPSPMPLDEDIAQIGPKRIRKTAKRELLPCDFPGCGKIFSNRQYLNHHKKYQHIHQKSFSCPEPSCGKSFNFKKHLKEHVKLHSDTRDYICEFCARSFRTSSNLIIHRRIHTGEKPLQCEICGFTCRQKASLNWHRRKHEEAAAAFQYPCEFCGKKFEKPDNVIAHCSKSHPTPRPGSSPTQSEPHLLPIISSSTSPILESSLSCESQKSPTLDSSSSSQIQRNQTQGIEEAK, from the exons ATGGCTGCTTCCTTGGGTTCCCAGAGGCAGAAACGAAGGGAACTGGATGCCCGCCGAAGTAAATGCAGAATCAGGCTAGGTGGCCACATGGAACAATGGTGTCTTCTCAAGAAGCAGCTTGGTTTCTCCCTGCACTCTCAGCTTGCCAAGTTCCTGCTTGATAG GTACAATTCTCCAGGCTGTGTGCTCTGTGCAG GCCCTGAGCCATCTCCCCCAGATGGTCTCCAGTATCTGGTATTCTTGTCCCATGCCCATAGCCGTGAATGCAGCCTGGTACCAGGACTTCGGGGATCAGGAAGCACAGATGGGGGGCTTGTATGGGAGTGTTCAGCTGGTCATACCTTTTCCTGGGATCCCTCCTCTGCGCCTGCACCCCCAGGATCCAGTCTTAACATCCAAAGCTCGGCCCTAAGGAACTTGTGGACCAAGTCAGGGAGCTGGCAAGAACATGAAG CCCAGGTAATTGAGCACTATGATGGGACCCAAGAATCTGGGATGCCCAG GGGGGTGGCACCCCTTCCTGAGACTTCTCTGCCCCATGGAGAAGATGAGGAAGCAGCAGAGGAAACAGtggatgatgaagatgataacCTCAGTGATGCCAGCCCTTGGACGTACAGCCCCTCTCCAGATTG TGAACTAGGTACCTCTAGTCCTCTTCTACCTTACCTTCCTCCactcaaagaagaacaagaaataacACCTCCACTCCCAAGCTCTCCTGCCACTGTCGATTCATCAGAAACTGGAACATTCCATCCTGAAGAAGACAGAGTACAGCCTGAGCTAGACAAAATACACCAGAAGGGCCAAGAGAGCAAGACCCAATCCAG CAGAAGGCAACGACAAGGACCTTCTCCCATGCCTCTGGATGAAGACATAGCACAGATTGGTCCCAAGAGGATCAG AAAGACTGCTAAAAGAGAGCTCCTTCCTTGTGATTTTCCTGGCTGTGGGAAGATCTTCTCCAACCGGCAATACCTGAAT cACCATAAAAAGTACCAGCATATCCACCAGAAATCCTTCTCATGTCCAGAGCCAAGCTGTGGAAAGTCCTTCAATTTTAAGAAGCATCTGAAGGAACATGTGAAACTGCATAGTG atactAGAGACTACATTTGTGAATTCTGTGCCCGCTCCTTTAGAACCAGCAGCAACCTCATCATCCACCGCCGTATCCATACTGGGGAAAAACCATTACA gtgtGAGATTTGTGGCTTTACCTGCCGCCAGAAAGCCTCTCTAAATTGGCATCGACGCAAGCATGAGGAGGCAGCAGCAGCTTTCCAATATCCCTGTGAGTTCTGTGGCAAAAAATTTGAGAAGCCCGACAATGTCATTGCCCACTGCAGCAAGAGCCATCCTACCCCTCGCCCTGGTTCAAGCCCCACCCAGTCAGAGCCCCATCTTTTACCCATTATCTCTAGTTCTACTTCTCCTATTTTGGAATCTAGCCTTTCATGTGAGTCTCAGAAATCACCTACCTTAGATTCTAGCTCTTCCTCACAGATCCAGAGGAATCAGACTCAAGGTATTGAGGAGGCAAAATAG
- the ZNF692 gene encoding zinc finger protein 692 isoform X5: MAASLGSQRQKRRELDARRSKCRIRLGGHMEQWCLLKKQLGFSLHSQLAKFLLDRYNSPGCVLCAGPEPSPPDGLQYLVFLSHAHSRECSLVPGLRGSGSTDGGLVWECSAGHTFSWDPSSAPAPPGSSLNIQSSALRNLWTKSGSWQEHEAQVIEHYDGTQESGMPSELGTSSPLLPYLPPLKEEQEITPPLPSSPATVDSSETGTFHPEEDRVQPELDKIHQKGQESKTQSSRRQRQGPSPMPLDEDIAQIGPKRIRKTAKRELLPCDFPGCGKIFSNRQYLNHHKKYQHIHQKSFSCPEPSCGKSFNFKKHLKEHVKLHSDTRDYICEFCARSFRTSSNLIIHRRIHTGEKPLQCEICGFTCRQKASLNWHRRKHEEAAAAFQYPCEFCGKKFEKPDNVIAHCSKSHPTPRPGSSPTQSEPHLLPIISSSTSPILESSLSCESQKSPTLDSSSSSQIQRNQTQGIEEAK; the protein is encoded by the exons ATGGCTGCTTCCTTGGGTTCCCAGAGGCAGAAACGAAGGGAACTGGATGCCCGCCGAAGTAAATGCAGAATCAGGCTAGGTGGCCACATGGAACAATGGTGTCTTCTCAAGAAGCAGCTTGGTTTCTCCCTGCACTCTCAGCTTGCCAAGTTCCTGCTTGATAG GTACAATTCTCCAGGCTGTGTGCTCTGTGCAG GCCCTGAGCCATCTCCCCCAGATGGTCTCCAGTATCTGGTATTCTTGTCCCATGCCCATAGCCGTGAATGCAGCCTGGTACCAGGACTTCGGGGATCAGGAAGCACAGATGGGGGGCTTGTATGGGAGTGTTCAGCTGGTCATACCTTTTCCTGGGATCCCTCCTCTGCGCCTGCACCCCCAGGATCCAGTCTTAACATCCAAAGCTCGGCCCTAAGGAACTTGTGGACCAAGTCAGGGAGCTGGCAAGAACATGAAG CCCAGGTAATTGAGCACTATGATGGGACCCAAGAATCTGGGATGCCCAG TGAACTAGGTACCTCTAGTCCTCTTCTACCTTACCTTCCTCCactcaaagaagaacaagaaataacACCTCCACTCCCAAGCTCTCCTGCCACTGTCGATTCATCAGAAACTGGAACATTCCATCCTGAAGAAGACAGAGTACAGCCTGAGCTAGACAAAATACACCAGAAGGGCCAAGAGAGCAAGACCCAATCCAG CAGAAGGCAACGACAAGGACCTTCTCCCATGCCTCTGGATGAAGACATAGCACAGATTGGTCCCAAGAGGATCAG AAAGACTGCTAAAAGAGAGCTCCTTCCTTGTGATTTTCCTGGCTGTGGGAAGATCTTCTCCAACCGGCAATACCTGAAT cACCATAAAAAGTACCAGCATATCCACCAGAAATCCTTCTCATGTCCAGAGCCAAGCTGTGGAAAGTCCTTCAATTTTAAGAAGCATCTGAAGGAACATGTGAAACTGCATAGTG atactAGAGACTACATTTGTGAATTCTGTGCCCGCTCCTTTAGAACCAGCAGCAACCTCATCATCCACCGCCGTATCCATACTGGGGAAAAACCATTACA gtgtGAGATTTGTGGCTTTACCTGCCGCCAGAAAGCCTCTCTAAATTGGCATCGACGCAAGCATGAGGAGGCAGCAGCAGCTTTCCAATATCCCTGTGAGTTCTGTGGCAAAAAATTTGAGAAGCCCGACAATGTCATTGCCCACTGCAGCAAGAGCCATCCTACCCCTCGCCCTGGTTCAAGCCCCACCCAGTCAGAGCCCCATCTTTTACCCATTATCTCTAGTTCTACTTCTCCTATTTTGGAATCTAGCCTTTCATGTGAGTCTCAGAAATCACCTACCTTAGATTCTAGCTCTTCCTCACAGATCCAGAGGAATCAGACTCAAGGTATTGAGGAGGCAAAATAG
- the ZNF692 gene encoding zinc finger protein 692 isoform X4: MAASLGSQRQKRRELDARRSKCRIRLGGHMEQWCLLKKQLGFSLHSQLAKFLLDRYNSPGCVLCAGPEPSPPDGLQYLVFLSHAHSRECSLVPGLRGSGSTDGGLVWECSAGHTFSWDPSSAPAPPGSSLNIQSSALRNLWTKSGSWQEHEAQVIEHYDGTQESGMPSSELGTSSPLLPYLPPLKEEQEITPPLPSSPATVDSSETGTFHPEEDRVQPELDKIHQKGQESKTQSSRRQRQGPSPMPLDEDIAQIGPKRIRKTAKRELLPCDFPGCGKIFSNRQYLNHHKKYQHIHQKSFSCPEPSCGKSFNFKKHLKEHVKLHSDTRDYICEFCARSFRTSSNLIIHRRIHTGEKPLQCEICGFTCRQKASLNWHRRKHEEAAAAFQYPCEFCGKKFEKPDNVIAHCSKSHPTPRPGSSPTQSEPHLLPIISSSTSPILESSLSCESQKSPTLDSSSSSQIQRNQTQGIEEAK; this comes from the exons ATGGCTGCTTCCTTGGGTTCCCAGAGGCAGAAACGAAGGGAACTGGATGCCCGCCGAAGTAAATGCAGAATCAGGCTAGGTGGCCACATGGAACAATGGTGTCTTCTCAAGAAGCAGCTTGGTTTCTCCCTGCACTCTCAGCTTGCCAAGTTCCTGCTTGATAG GTACAATTCTCCAGGCTGTGTGCTCTGTGCAG GCCCTGAGCCATCTCCCCCAGATGGTCTCCAGTATCTGGTATTCTTGTCCCATGCCCATAGCCGTGAATGCAGCCTGGTACCAGGACTTCGGGGATCAGGAAGCACAGATGGGGGGCTTGTATGGGAGTGTTCAGCTGGTCATACCTTTTCCTGGGATCCCTCCTCTGCGCCTGCACCCCCAGGATCCAGTCTTAACATCCAAAGCTCGGCCCTAAGGAACTTGTGGACCAAGTCAGGGAGCTGGCAAGAACATGAAG CCCAGGTAATTGAGCACTATGATGGGACCCAAGAATCTGGGATGCCCAG TAGTGAACTAGGTACCTCTAGTCCTCTTCTACCTTACCTTCCTCCactcaaagaagaacaagaaataacACCTCCACTCCCAAGCTCTCCTGCCACTGTCGATTCATCAGAAACTGGAACATTCCATCCTGAAGAAGACAGAGTACAGCCTGAGCTAGACAAAATACACCAGAAGGGCCAAGAGAGCAAGACCCAATCCAG CAGAAGGCAACGACAAGGACCTTCTCCCATGCCTCTGGATGAAGACATAGCACAGATTGGTCCCAAGAGGATCAG AAAGACTGCTAAAAGAGAGCTCCTTCCTTGTGATTTTCCTGGCTGTGGGAAGATCTTCTCCAACCGGCAATACCTGAAT cACCATAAAAAGTACCAGCATATCCACCAGAAATCCTTCTCATGTCCAGAGCCAAGCTGTGGAAAGTCCTTCAATTTTAAGAAGCATCTGAAGGAACATGTGAAACTGCATAGTG atactAGAGACTACATTTGTGAATTCTGTGCCCGCTCCTTTAGAACCAGCAGCAACCTCATCATCCACCGCCGTATCCATACTGGGGAAAAACCATTACA gtgtGAGATTTGTGGCTTTACCTGCCGCCAGAAAGCCTCTCTAAATTGGCATCGACGCAAGCATGAGGAGGCAGCAGCAGCTTTCCAATATCCCTGTGAGTTCTGTGGCAAAAAATTTGAGAAGCCCGACAATGTCATTGCCCACTGCAGCAAGAGCCATCCTACCCCTCGCCCTGGTTCAAGCCCCACCCAGTCAGAGCCCCATCTTTTACCCATTATCTCTAGTTCTACTTCTCCTATTTTGGAATCTAGCCTTTCATGTGAGTCTCAGAAATCACCTACCTTAGATTCTAGCTCTTCCTCACAGATCCAGAGGAATCAGACTCAAGGTATTGAGGAGGCAAAATAG
- the ZNF692 gene encoding zinc finger protein 692 isoform X2, whose product MAASLGSQRQKRRELDARRSKCRIRLGGHMEQWCLLKKQLGFSLHSQLAKFLLDRYNSPGCVLCAGPEPSPPDGLQYLVFLSHAHSRECSLVPGLRGSGSTDGGLVWECSAGHTFSWDPSSAPAPPGSSLNIQSSALRNLWTKSGSWQEHEAQVIEHYDGTQESGMPRGVAPLPETSLPHGEDEEAAEETVDDEDDNLSDASPWTYSPSPDCSELGTSSPLLPYLPPLKEEQEITPPLPSSPATVDSSETGTFHPEEDRVQPELDKIHQKGQESKTQSRRQRQGPSPMPLDEDIAQIGPKRIRKTAKRELLPCDFPGCGKIFSNRQYLNHHKKYQHIHQKSFSCPEPSCGKSFNFKKHLKEHVKLHSDTRDYICEFCARSFRTSSNLIIHRRIHTGEKPLQCEICGFTCRQKASLNWHRRKHEEAAAAFQYPCEFCGKKFEKPDNVIAHCSKSHPTPRPGSSPTQSEPHLLPIISSSTSPILESSLSCESQKSPTLDSSSSSQIQRNQTQGIEEAK is encoded by the exons ATGGCTGCTTCCTTGGGTTCCCAGAGGCAGAAACGAAGGGAACTGGATGCCCGCCGAAGTAAATGCAGAATCAGGCTAGGTGGCCACATGGAACAATGGTGTCTTCTCAAGAAGCAGCTTGGTTTCTCCCTGCACTCTCAGCTTGCCAAGTTCCTGCTTGATAG GTACAATTCTCCAGGCTGTGTGCTCTGTGCAG GCCCTGAGCCATCTCCCCCAGATGGTCTCCAGTATCTGGTATTCTTGTCCCATGCCCATAGCCGTGAATGCAGCCTGGTACCAGGACTTCGGGGATCAGGAAGCACAGATGGGGGGCTTGTATGGGAGTGTTCAGCTGGTCATACCTTTTCCTGGGATCCCTCCTCTGCGCCTGCACCCCCAGGATCCAGTCTTAACATCCAAAGCTCGGCCCTAAGGAACTTGTGGACCAAGTCAGGGAGCTGGCAAGAACATGAAG CCCAGGTAATTGAGCACTATGATGGGACCCAAGAATCTGGGATGCCCAG GGGGGTGGCACCCCTTCCTGAGACTTCTCTGCCCCATGGAGAAGATGAGGAAGCAGCAGAGGAAACAGtggatgatgaagatgataacCTCAGTGATGCCAGCCCTTGGACGTACAGCCCCTCTCCAGATTG TAGTGAACTAGGTACCTCTAGTCCTCTTCTACCTTACCTTCCTCCactcaaagaagaacaagaaataacACCTCCACTCCCAAGCTCTCCTGCCACTGTCGATTCATCAGAAACTGGAACATTCCATCCTGAAGAAGACAGAGTACAGCCTGAGCTAGACAAAATACACCAGAAGGGCCAAGAGAGCAAGACCCAATCCAG AAGGCAACGACAAGGACCTTCTCCCATGCCTCTGGATGAAGACATAGCACAGATTGGTCCCAAGAGGATCAG AAAGACTGCTAAAAGAGAGCTCCTTCCTTGTGATTTTCCTGGCTGTGGGAAGATCTTCTCCAACCGGCAATACCTGAAT cACCATAAAAAGTACCAGCATATCCACCAGAAATCCTTCTCATGTCCAGAGCCAAGCTGTGGAAAGTCCTTCAATTTTAAGAAGCATCTGAAGGAACATGTGAAACTGCATAGTG atactAGAGACTACATTTGTGAATTCTGTGCCCGCTCCTTTAGAACCAGCAGCAACCTCATCATCCACCGCCGTATCCATACTGGGGAAAAACCATTACA gtgtGAGATTTGTGGCTTTACCTGCCGCCAGAAAGCCTCTCTAAATTGGCATCGACGCAAGCATGAGGAGGCAGCAGCAGCTTTCCAATATCCCTGTGAGTTCTGTGGCAAAAAATTTGAGAAGCCCGACAATGTCATTGCCCACTGCAGCAAGAGCCATCCTACCCCTCGCCCTGGTTCAAGCCCCACCCAGTCAGAGCCCCATCTTTTACCCATTATCTCTAGTTCTACTTCTCCTATTTTGGAATCTAGCCTTTCATGTGAGTCTCAGAAATCACCTACCTTAGATTCTAGCTCTTCCTCACAGATCCAGAGGAATCAGACTCAAGGTATTGAGGAGGCAAAATAG
- the ZNF692 gene encoding zinc finger protein 692 isoform X1, producing the protein MAASLGSQRQKRRELDARRSKCRIRLGGHMEQWCLLKKQLGFSLHSQLAKFLLDRYNSPGCVLCAGPEPSPPDGLQYLVFLSHAHSRECSLVPGLRGSGSTDGGLVWECSAGHTFSWDPSSAPAPPGSSLNIQSSALRNLWTKSGSWQEHEAQVIEHYDGTQESGMPRGVAPLPETSLPHGEDEEAAEETVDDEDDNLSDASPWTYSPSPDCSELGTSSPLLPYLPPLKEEQEITPPLPSSPATVDSSETGTFHPEEDRVQPELDKIHQKGQESKTQSSRRQRQGPSPMPLDEDIAQIGPKRIRKTAKRELLPCDFPGCGKIFSNRQYLNHHKKYQHIHQKSFSCPEPSCGKSFNFKKHLKEHVKLHSDTRDYICEFCARSFRTSSNLIIHRRIHTGEKPLQCEICGFTCRQKASLNWHRRKHEEAAAAFQYPCEFCGKKFEKPDNVIAHCSKSHPTPRPGSSPTQSEPHLLPIISSSTSPILESSLSCESQKSPTLDSSSSSQIQRNQTQGIEEAK; encoded by the exons ATGGCTGCTTCCTTGGGTTCCCAGAGGCAGAAACGAAGGGAACTGGATGCCCGCCGAAGTAAATGCAGAATCAGGCTAGGTGGCCACATGGAACAATGGTGTCTTCTCAAGAAGCAGCTTGGTTTCTCCCTGCACTCTCAGCTTGCCAAGTTCCTGCTTGATAG GTACAATTCTCCAGGCTGTGTGCTCTGTGCAG GCCCTGAGCCATCTCCCCCAGATGGTCTCCAGTATCTGGTATTCTTGTCCCATGCCCATAGCCGTGAATGCAGCCTGGTACCAGGACTTCGGGGATCAGGAAGCACAGATGGGGGGCTTGTATGGGAGTGTTCAGCTGGTCATACCTTTTCCTGGGATCCCTCCTCTGCGCCTGCACCCCCAGGATCCAGTCTTAACATCCAAAGCTCGGCCCTAAGGAACTTGTGGACCAAGTCAGGGAGCTGGCAAGAACATGAAG CCCAGGTAATTGAGCACTATGATGGGACCCAAGAATCTGGGATGCCCAG GGGGGTGGCACCCCTTCCTGAGACTTCTCTGCCCCATGGAGAAGATGAGGAAGCAGCAGAGGAAACAGtggatgatgaagatgataacCTCAGTGATGCCAGCCCTTGGACGTACAGCCCCTCTCCAGATTG TAGTGAACTAGGTACCTCTAGTCCTCTTCTACCTTACCTTCCTCCactcaaagaagaacaagaaataacACCTCCACTCCCAAGCTCTCCTGCCACTGTCGATTCATCAGAAACTGGAACATTCCATCCTGAAGAAGACAGAGTACAGCCTGAGCTAGACAAAATACACCAGAAGGGCCAAGAGAGCAAGACCCAATCCAG CAGAAGGCAACGACAAGGACCTTCTCCCATGCCTCTGGATGAAGACATAGCACAGATTGGTCCCAAGAGGATCAG AAAGACTGCTAAAAGAGAGCTCCTTCCTTGTGATTTTCCTGGCTGTGGGAAGATCTTCTCCAACCGGCAATACCTGAAT cACCATAAAAAGTACCAGCATATCCACCAGAAATCCTTCTCATGTCCAGAGCCAAGCTGTGGAAAGTCCTTCAATTTTAAGAAGCATCTGAAGGAACATGTGAAACTGCATAGTG atactAGAGACTACATTTGTGAATTCTGTGCCCGCTCCTTTAGAACCAGCAGCAACCTCATCATCCACCGCCGTATCCATACTGGGGAAAAACCATTACA gtgtGAGATTTGTGGCTTTACCTGCCGCCAGAAAGCCTCTCTAAATTGGCATCGACGCAAGCATGAGGAGGCAGCAGCAGCTTTCCAATATCCCTGTGAGTTCTGTGGCAAAAAATTTGAGAAGCCCGACAATGTCATTGCCCACTGCAGCAAGAGCCATCCTACCCCTCGCCCTGGTTCAAGCCCCACCCAGTCAGAGCCCCATCTTTTACCCATTATCTCTAGTTCTACTTCTCCTATTTTGGAATCTAGCCTTTCATGTGAGTCTCAGAAATCACCTACCTTAGATTCTAGCTCTTCCTCACAGATCCAGAGGAATCAGACTCAAGGTATTGAGGAGGCAAAATAG
- the ZNF692 gene encoding zinc finger protein 692 isoform X7, producing MAASLGSQRQKRRELDARRSKCRIRLGGHMEQWCLLKKQLGFSLHSQLAKFLLDRYNSPGCVLCAGPEPSPPDGLQYLVFLSHAHSRECSLVPGLRGSGSTDGGLVWECSAGHTFSWDPSSAPAPPGSSLNIQSSALRNLWTKSGSWQEHEAQVIEHYDGTQESGMPRGVAPLPETSLPHGEDEEAAEETVDDEDDNLSDASPWTYSPSPDCSELGTSSPLLPYLPPLKEEQEITPPLPSSPATVDSSETGTFHPEEDRVQPELDKIHQKGQESKTQSSRRQRQGPSPMPLDEDIAQIGPKRIRKTAKRELLPCDFPGCGKIFSNRQYLNHHKKYQHIHQKSFSCPEPSCGKSFNFKKHLKEHVKLHSDTRDYICEFCARSFRTSSNLIIHRRIHTGEKPLQCEICGFTCRQKASLNWHRRKHEEAAAAFQYP from the exons ATGGCTGCTTCCTTGGGTTCCCAGAGGCAGAAACGAAGGGAACTGGATGCCCGCCGAAGTAAATGCAGAATCAGGCTAGGTGGCCACATGGAACAATGGTGTCTTCTCAAGAAGCAGCTTGGTTTCTCCCTGCACTCTCAGCTTGCCAAGTTCCTGCTTGATAG GTACAATTCTCCAGGCTGTGTGCTCTGTGCAG GCCCTGAGCCATCTCCCCCAGATGGTCTCCAGTATCTGGTATTCTTGTCCCATGCCCATAGCCGTGAATGCAGCCTGGTACCAGGACTTCGGGGATCAGGAAGCACAGATGGGGGGCTTGTATGGGAGTGTTCAGCTGGTCATACCTTTTCCTGGGATCCCTCCTCTGCGCCTGCACCCCCAGGATCCAGTCTTAACATCCAAAGCTCGGCCCTAAGGAACTTGTGGACCAAGTCAGGGAGCTGGCAAGAACATGAAG CCCAGGTAATTGAGCACTATGATGGGACCCAAGAATCTGGGATGCCCAG GGGGGTGGCACCCCTTCCTGAGACTTCTCTGCCCCATGGAGAAGATGAGGAAGCAGCAGAGGAAACAGtggatgatgaagatgataacCTCAGTGATGCCAGCCCTTGGACGTACAGCCCCTCTCCAGATTG TAGTGAACTAGGTACCTCTAGTCCTCTTCTACCTTACCTTCCTCCactcaaagaagaacaagaaataacACCTCCACTCCCAAGCTCTCCTGCCACTGTCGATTCATCAGAAACTGGAACATTCCATCCTGAAGAAGACAGAGTACAGCCTGAGCTAGACAAAATACACCAGAAGGGCCAAGAGAGCAAGACCCAATCCAG CAGAAGGCAACGACAAGGACCTTCTCCCATGCCTCTGGATGAAGACATAGCACAGATTGGTCCCAAGAGGATCAG AAAGACTGCTAAAAGAGAGCTCCTTCCTTGTGATTTTCCTGGCTGTGGGAAGATCTTCTCCAACCGGCAATACCTGAAT cACCATAAAAAGTACCAGCATATCCACCAGAAATCCTTCTCATGTCCAGAGCCAAGCTGTGGAAAGTCCTTCAATTTTAAGAAGCATCTGAAGGAACATGTGAAACTGCATAGTG atactAGAGACTACATTTGTGAATTCTGTGCCCGCTCCTTTAGAACCAGCAGCAACCTCATCATCCACCGCCGTATCCATACTGGGGAAAAACCATTACA gtgtGAGATTTGTGGCTTTACCTGCCGCCAGAAAGCCTCTCTAAATTGGCATCGACGCAAGCATGAGGAGGCAGCAGCAGCTTTCCAATATCCCT